Proteins from one Salvelinus sp. IW2-2015 linkage group LG32, ASM291031v2, whole genome shotgun sequence genomic window:
- the LOC111956938 gene encoding endophilin-A2 isoform X2: MSVAGFKKQFYKASQMVSEKVGGAEGTKLDEDFKDLEKRADVTSKAVVDVISKTSEYLQPNPASRAKLTMLNTVSKMRGQVKSPGYPQAEGLLGESMAKFGREIGEDTNFGGALVDVGESMKRLAEVKDSLDIDVKQNFIDPLQAVVDKDIKDIQHHLKKLEGRRLDYDYKKKRQGKIPDEELRSALEKFHESKEMAESSMHNLLETDVEQVSQMASLVDHNCSITNKAVQILEELTDKLRDRVNEAQSRPRREYTPKPKASFDYEEQEHSNGEYSPSANPPSYSSDVTSFHRTRSMKNSRHSSEPCAKALYDFEPENEGELGFCEGDIIMLTNRIDENWLEGIIRGQSGFFPNNYVEVVVPL; the protein is encoded by the exons ATGGTCAGTGAGAAGGTCGGAGGTGCAGAGGGAACCAAGCTGGATGAAGACTtcaaagatctggagaag AGGGCAGATGTGACCAGTAAAGCGGTGGTGGATGTCATCTCTAAAACATCGGAGTACCTGCAGCCCAACCCAGCGTCCAGGGCCAAGCTGACCATGCTGAACACGGTGTCTAAGATGCGGGGCCAGGTGAAGAGCCCTGGCTACCCCCAGGCTGAAGGGCTTCTGGGGGAGAGCATGGCCAAGTTCGGACGAGAGATTGGAGAGGACACCAACTTTG GTGGYGCCCTGGTGGACGTGGGCGAGTCCATGAAGAGGCTGGCTGAGGTCAAAGATTCCCTGGACATCGATGTCAAACAGAACTTTATCGATCCACTGCAGGCCGTTGTCGACAAGGACATCAAAGACATCCAG caCCATCTGAAGAAGTTGGAAGGCAGGCGTCTGGACTACGATTATAAGAAGAAACGCCAGGGGAAGATCCCAGACGAGGAGCTGAGATCAGCCCTGGAGAAGTTCCACGAGTCCAAAGAGATGGCAGAGAGCTCCATGCACAACCTGCTGGAGACTGAT GTAGAGCAGGTGAGTCAGATGGCTTCTCTGGTCGATCACAACTGCAGTATCACAAACAAGGCTGTGCAGATTCTGGAGGAGCTGACGGACAAACTCCGAGACAG GGTGAACGAGGCCCAGTCTCGCCCCAGGCGTGAGTACACTCCTAAACCCAAAGCCTCCTTTGACTACGAAGAGCAGGAGCATTCAAATGGAGAGTACTCCCCCTCTGCCAACCCCCCTTCATACTCCTCAG acGTCACGTCCTTCCACAGAACACGGTCCATGAAGAACAGTCGACACT CCTCTGAGCCGTGTGCTAAGGCCCTGTATGACTTCGAGCCGGAGAACGAGGGTGAGCTGGGCTTCTGCGAGGGCGACATCATCATGCTGACCAACCGCATCGACGAGAACTGGTTGGAGGGCATTATCCGCGGCCAATCAGGATTCTTCCCCAACAACTATGTGGAAGTGGTGGTGCCCCTGTAA
- the LOC111956938 gene encoding endophilin-A2 isoform X1 — protein MSVAGFKKQFYKASQMVSEKVGGAEGTKLDEDFKDLEKRADVTSKAVVDVISKTSEYLQPNPASRAKLTMLNTVSKMRGQVKSPGYPQAEGLLGESMAKFGREIGEDTNFGGALVDVGESMKRLAEVKDSLDIDVKQNFIDPLQAVVDKDIKDIQHHLKKLEGRRLDYDYKKKRQGKIPDEELRSALEKFHESKEMAESSMHNLLETDVEQVSQMASLVDHNCSITNKAVQILEELTDKLRDRVNEAQSRPRREYTPKPKASFDYEEQEHSNGEYSPSANPPSYSSDVTSFHRTRSMKNSRHCESSEPCAKALYDFEPENEGELGFCEGDIIMLTNRIDENWLEGIIRGQSGFFPNNYVEVVVPL, from the exons ATGGTCAGTGAGAAGGTCGGAGGTGCAGAGGGAACCAAGCTGGATGAAGACTtcaaagatctggagaag AGGGCAGATGTGACCAGTAAAGCGGTGGTGGATGTCATCTCTAAAACATCGGAGTACCTGCAGCCCAACCCAGCGTCCAGGGCCAAGCTGACCATGCTGAACACGGTGTCTAAGATGCGGGGCCAGGTGAAGAGCCCTGGCTACCCCCAGGCTGAAGGGCTTCTGGGGGAGAGCATGGCCAAGTTCGGACGAGAGATTGGAGAGGACACCAACTTTG GTGGYGCCCTGGTGGACGTGGGCGAGTCCATGAAGAGGCTGGCTGAGGTCAAAGATTCCCTGGACATCGATGTCAAACAGAACTTTATCGATCCACTGCAGGCCGTTGTCGACAAGGACATCAAAGACATCCAG caCCATCTGAAGAAGTTGGAAGGCAGGCGTCTGGACTACGATTATAAGAAGAAACGCCAGGGGAAGATCCCAGACGAGGAGCTGAGATCAGCCCTGGAGAAGTTCCACGAGTCCAAAGAGATGGCAGAGAGCTCCATGCACAACCTGCTGGAGACTGAT GTAGAGCAGGTGAGTCAGATGGCTTCTCTGGTCGATCACAACTGCAGTATCACAAACAAGGCTGTGCAGATTCTGGAGGAGCTGACGGACAAACTCCGAGACAG GGTGAACGAGGCCCAGTCTCGCCCCAGGCGTGAGTACACTCCTAAACCCAAAGCCTCCTTTGACTACGAAGAGCAGGAGCATTCAAATGGAGAGTACTCCCCCTCTGCCAACCCCCCTTCATACTCCTCAG acGTCACGTCCTTCCACAGAACACGGTCCATGAAGAACAGTCGACACTGTGAGT CCTCTGAGCCGTGTGCTAAGGCCCTGTATGACTTCGAGCCGGAGAACGAGGGTGAGCTGGGCTTCTGCGAGGGCGACATCATCATGCTGACCAACCGCATCGACGAGAACTGGTTGGAGGGCATTATCCGCGGCCAATCAGGATTCTTCCCCAACAACTATGTGGAAGTGGTGGTGCCCCTGTAA
- the LOC111956938 gene encoding endophilin-A2 isoform X3 encodes MVSEKVGGAEGTKLDEDFKDLEKRADVTSKAVVDVISKTSEYLQPNPASRAKLTMLNTVSKMRGQVKSPGYPQAEGLLGESMAKFGREIGEDTNFGGALVDVGESMKRLAEVKDSLDIDVKQNFIDPLQAVVDKDIKDIQHHLKKLEGRRLDYDYKKKRQGKIPDEELRSALEKFHESKEMAESSMHNLLETDVEQVSQMASLVDHNCSITNKAVQILEELTDKLRDRVNEAQSRPRREYTPKPKASFDYEEQEHSNGEYSPSANPPSYSSDVTSFHRTRSMKNSRHCESSEPCAKALYDFEPENEGELGFCEGDIIMLTNRIDENWLEGIIRGQSGFFPNNYVEVVVPL; translated from the exons ATGGTCAGTGAGAAGGTCGGAGGTGCAGAGGGAACCAAGCTGGATGAAGACTtcaaagatctggagaag AGGGCAGATGTGACCAGTAAAGCGGTGGTGGATGTCATCTCTAAAACATCGGAGTACCTGCAGCCCAACCCAGCGTCCAGGGCCAAGCTGACCATGCTGAACACGGTGTCTAAGATGCGGGGCCAGGTGAAGAGCCCTGGCTACCCCCAGGCTGAAGGGCTTCTGGGGGAGAGCATGGCCAAGTTCGGACGAGAGATTGGAGAGGACACCAACTTTG GTGGYGCCCTGGTGGACGTGGGCGAGTCCATGAAGAGGCTGGCTGAGGTCAAAGATTCCCTGGACATCGATGTCAAACAGAACTTTATCGATCCACTGCAGGCCGTTGTCGACAAGGACATCAAAGACATCCAG caCCATCTGAAGAAGTTGGAAGGCAGGCGTCTGGACTACGATTATAAGAAGAAACGCCAGGGGAAGATCCCAGACGAGGAGCTGAGATCAGCCCTGGAGAAGTTCCACGAGTCCAAAGAGATGGCAGAGAGCTCCATGCACAACCTGCTGGAGACTGAT GTAGAGCAGGTGAGTCAGATGGCTTCTCTGGTCGATCACAACTGCAGTATCACAAACAAGGCTGTGCAGATTCTGGAGGAGCTGACGGACAAACTCCGAGACAG GGTGAACGAGGCCCAGTCTCGCCCCAGGCGTGAGTACACTCCTAAACCCAAAGCCTCCTTTGACTACGAAGAGCAGGAGCATTCAAATGGAGAGTACTCCCCCTCTGCCAACCCCCCTTCATACTCCTCAG acGTCACGTCCTTCCACAGAACACGGTCCATGAAGAACAGTCGACACTGTGAGT CCTCTGAGCCGTGTGCTAAGGCCCTGTATGACTTCGAGCCGGAGAACGAGGGTGAGCTGGGCTTCTGCGAGGGCGACATCATCATGCTGACCAACCGCATCGACGAGAACTGGTTGGAGGGCATTATCCGCGGCCAATCAGGATTCTTCCCCAACAACTATGTGGAAGTGGTGGTGCCCCTGTAA
- the LOC111956938 gene encoding endophilin-A2 isoform X4 produces MSVAGFKKQFYKASQMVSEKVGGAEGTKLDEDFKDLEKRADVTSKAVVDVISKTSEYLQPNPASRAKLTMLNTVSKMRGQVKSPGYPQAEGLLGESMAKFGREIGEDTNFGGALVDVGESMKRLAEVKDSLDIDVKQNFIDPLQAVVDKDIKDIQHHLKKLEGRRLDYDYKKKRQGKIPDEELRSALEKFHESKEMAESSMHNLLETDVEQVSQMASLVDHNCSITNKAVQILEELTDKLRDRVNEAQSRPRREYTPKPKASFDYEEQEHSNGEYSPSANPPSYSSASEPCAKALYDFEPENEGELGFCEGDIIMLTNRIDENWLEGIIRGQSGFFPNNYVEVVVPL; encoded by the exons ATGGTCAGTGAGAAGGTCGGAGGTGCAGAGGGAACCAAGCTGGATGAAGACTtcaaagatctggagaag AGGGCAGATGTGACCAGTAAAGCGGTGGTGGATGTCATCTCTAAAACATCGGAGTACCTGCAGCCCAACCCAGCGTCCAGGGCCAAGCTGACCATGCTGAACACGGTGTCTAAGATGCGGGGCCAGGTGAAGAGCCCTGGCTACCCCCAGGCTGAAGGGCTTCTGGGGGAGAGCATGGCCAAGTTCGGACGAGAGATTGGAGAGGACACCAACTTTG GTGGYGCCCTGGTGGACGTGGGCGAGTCCATGAAGAGGCTGGCTGAGGTCAAAGATTCCCTGGACATCGATGTCAAACAGAACTTTATCGATCCACTGCAGGCCGTTGTCGACAAGGACATCAAAGACATCCAG caCCATCTGAAGAAGTTGGAAGGCAGGCGTCTGGACTACGATTATAAGAAGAAACGCCAGGGGAAGATCCCAGACGAGGAGCTGAGATCAGCCCTGGAGAAGTTCCACGAGTCCAAAGAGATGGCAGAGAGCTCCATGCACAACCTGCTGGAGACTGAT GTAGAGCAGGTGAGTCAGATGGCTTCTCTGGTCGATCACAACTGCAGTATCACAAACAAGGCTGTGCAGATTCTGGAGGAGCTGACGGACAAACTCCGAGACAG GGTGAACGAGGCCCAGTCTCGCCCCAGGCGTGAGTACACTCCTAAACCCAAAGCCTCCTTTGACTACGAAGAGCAGGAGCATTCAAATGGAGAGTACTCCCCCTCTGCCAACCCCCCTTCATACTCCTCAG CCTCTGAGCCGTGTGCTAAGGCCCTGTATGACTTCGAGCCGGAGAACGAGGGTGAGCTGGGCTTCTGCGAGGGCGACATCATCATGCTGACCAACCGCATCGACGAGAACTGGTTGGAGGGCATTATCCGCGGCCAATCAGGATTCTTCCCCAACAACTATGTGGAAGTGGTGGTGCCCCTGTAA